A stretch of Elgaria multicarinata webbii isolate HBS135686 ecotype San Diego chromosome 5, rElgMul1.1.pri, whole genome shotgun sequence DNA encodes these proteins:
- the HTR1F gene encoding 5-hydroxytryptamine receptor 1F has product MDFLNFTEQNYTLEQNDTSEEQRKKVTSKILVSLTLSVLAVMTTVINSMVMTAIIVTRKLHHPANYLICSLAVTDFLVAILVMPFSIVYIVKETWIMGQVMCDIWLSVDITCCSCSILHLSAIALDRYRAITDAVEYARKRTPKHAGIMIAIVWIISIFISMPPLFWRHQAASRDDECIIKHDHIVFTIYSTFGAFYIPLALILILYYKIYKAAKTFHRRSVSRVLKEEVNGQGLLEAGEKSCRLASTASCTKDKRSNPSGDLERIHLSLRSPDSESKNEKGWRRQRISTTRERKAATTLGLILGAFVICWLPFFVKEVVVNTCERCQISEEMSNFLTWLGYINSLVNPLIYTIFNEDFKKAFQKLVQCKSSL; this is encoded by the coding sequence ATGGATTTCCTAAACTTTACTGAACAAAATTATACACTGGAACAAAATGATACATCAGAAGAACAACGTAAAAAAGTAACATCCAAGATTCTGGTTTCTCTTACCCTTTCTGTGCtagcagtaatgacaactgtcATTAACTCTATGGTCATGACGGCAATAATTGTGACACGGAAGCTCCACCATCCTGCCAACTATTTAATTTGCTCCCTAGCCGTCACTGATTTCCTGGTTGCCATCTTAGTCATGCCCTTCAGCATTGTCTATATTGTCAAAGAGACCTGGATCATGGGTCAGGTGATGTGTGACATTTGGCTCAGCGTTGACATCACCTGCTGTAGCTGTTCCATCTTACATCTCTCAGCTATTGCTTTGGATCGCTACCGAGCAATCACAGATGCTGTGGAGTATGCTAGGAAGCGAACGCCTAAACATGCAGGCATCATGATTGCCATTGTGTGGATCATTTCCATCTTCATCTCAATGCCGCCATTGTTTTGGAGGCACCAGGCAGCCAGCAGGGATGATGAATGCATCATTAAGCACGACCACATCGTTTTTACCATTTACAGCACATTTGGAGCCTTTTACATCCCCCTGGCATTGATCCTGATCCTTTACTACAAAATATACAAGGCAGCCAAGACTTTTCACAGAAGGAGCGTGAGCCGGGTTCTCAAAGAGGAAGTCAATGGACAGGGCCTCTTGGAAGCAGGTGAAAAAAGCTGTCGGCTAGCTTCAACAGCATCATGCACGAAAGATAAAAGATCTAACCCTTCAGGAGATTTGGAAAGAATCCACCTCTCCCTGCGAAGCCCCGACTCTGAgtccaaaaatgaaaaaggatGGAGGAGACAAAGAATTTCAACCACAAGAGAGCGCAAGGCAGCAACTACCCTGGGCTTGATTTTGGGTGCCTTTGTGATTTGCTGGCTCCCCTTCTTTGTGAAGGAGGTGGTCGTTAATACCTGTGAAAGATGTCAGATTTCAGAAGAAATGTCCAATTTTCTGACATGGTTGGGATATATCAATTCACTTGTTAACCCGCTGATTTACACCATCTTTAATGAAGATTTCAAGAAAGCATTCCAGAAACTTGTCCAGTGCAAAAGCTCTCTTTGA